A DNA window from Sylvia atricapilla isolate bSylAtr1 chromosome 6, bSylAtr1.pri, whole genome shotgun sequence contains the following coding sequences:
- the CIPC gene encoding CLOCK-interacting pacemaker, protein MRARGAAAAGAGRAGGGACAGGAAELWRRRAQFPNGKGVKNYPRHYGSTQTKVSPAATLEELLGKVTEMKSFNHRFSMAAAESDKDSGYSDGSSECPSAMEQTDSEEVLNALCWNAEDGPWQCPRTTSSSFPALSPMVVMKNVLVKQVAVLYPYSISIFPTEPKKHCVRVGEFITTPVLDCAAIL, encoded by the exons ATGCGCGCTcggggcgcggcggccgcgggggcggggcgTGCCGGGGGCGGCGCATGCGCGGGCGGCGCGGCTGAGCTGTGGCGGCGCCGTGCCCAG TTCCCCAATGGAAAAGGTGTTAAAAACTACCCACGGCACTATGGAAGCACTCAGACAAAAGTGTCACCTGCTGCCACCCTTGAGGAATTGTTGGGCAAAGTGACTGAAATGAAGAGCTTCAACCATCGCTTCAGTATGGCAGCAGCTGAATCTGACAAAGACTCCGGATATTCAG ATGGAAGTTCAGAGTGCCCAAGTGCTATGGAGCAGACGGACTCCGAGGAAGTGCTGAATGCGCTGTGTTGGAATGCAGAGGATGGACCTTGGCAATGCCCGAGAACCACAAGCAGCTCCTTTCCTGCACTGTCTCCTATGGTTGTTATGAAAAATGTGTTGGTTAAGCAG gtAGCTGTTCTGTACCCCTATTCCATAAGCATCTTCCCCACTGAACCAAAGAAACATTGTGTCAGAGTAG